Part of the Desulfonauticus submarinus genome, GGCTACAGACTTAACCTTAGATTTATTTATTGCTGGTGCTGCTGCTACAATTGTGGCTTACATGATTTTCTGGCCAGGAATTTATACTATTTCCAGAAGAATTTTTAAATTACCCAGAAAAACAGCTGCTGTCTTAGGATCTGGTATATCAATTTGTGGTGTTTCTGCTGCTGTTGCCACAGGTGGTGCTGTAAGAGCAAAACCCGTGGTATCTATTATGGTTTCCGCTTTAGTTGTTGTTTGGGCAGTAATTGAACTTATTGTATTGCCTGGATTTTTTACTCATGTATGGCCAGGAACAAGTGATCCTTTAGTTGGTGGTGCAGCTTTAGGTCTTTCTGTAAAAACAGATGGTGCGGATGCAGCTTCTGGTGAACTTTTAGATGTATTTTTAAGAAGTAAGATTCAAAATGAGACCAATGGTCAAGTAGTTTGGCCTGAAGGTATTATTACTGCTAGTGCAGTTATGACTAAAGTTTGGATAGATGTATTTATTGGTATTTGGGCATTTGTTTTAGCAATGGTCTGGGTATATAAAATTGAACGTCGTCCAGGAGAATATGTCCCACCCTCTGAAATTTGGCATCGTTTTCCAAAATTTGTTATTGGTTATTTTGTTGCTTGGTTGTTATTGTTAGCCATATTTTTTGGCCCAGGACATGCTGGAGCTCCAGAAGGGGCAAGTTTGCTTAAATCTATTAAAGCTGGAGTTGTGCCTGTAGAAAAAGGTATGAGAAAGTTGTTCTTTATGCTTACTTTTATGAGTCTTGGGATTATTACAGATTTTAAGAAACTTAAAGAGTGTCAATTTGGCAAGATGGTTTGGGTATATTTTGTAGGTTTGTTCTTATTTATTATTCCTGTAGCTATTATTGTAGCTTATCTTTTCCATCATGGAATGGAGATTCCAAATATTGCTCAATTTGTAAAGTAAAGGTTTTATCTTTGGTTTGAAAAAAGCGAGGGATTTCCCTCGCTTTTTTTTTGCTAATTTTGTGCAATTATTAAAAGTTAGAAAACCTTAAATTTAGAAAAATCAGCTAGATAAAATTTTATATAAAAAATATTGGAAGAAATTTAATTTTAAGGTTATTTTTAGAAAAATTTTTTGGGTGAAATTATGGCCAAACTTAGTTTGCAAAGTAAATTTTTCTTAGGTGTAGGTCTTGTTTGTCTTTTAAGTGGCATTTTTTTTATAAGTACCTTGTACTTTCATATGAAGAGTCTTTTGGTTTCAGAAATAAGTGATAAAGCTAATTTAATCTTACGAGAAGCCAATGCTGTTCAAGGATATGTAAGAGATGTCTTGCGTCCAGCAATGTTTAAAAATTTACCTGCAGATAAGTTTATCCTTGAGGCTATGTCTTCTTCTTATATTTCTCGCAAGGTTATGGAAAGGCTTTCTAAACATACCACTATTTACTATCGTCGAGTTGCCTTTAATGCAAGAAATCCTCTTTATAATCCTAATAATTTAGAAAAGGAGATTATTGTTTTTTTTAAAAAGCGAAACTCAACTCATTTTGAAGGATTTAAGAAAATTAAGGGCAAAGAGTTTTATCTTTCAGCAAGACCAGTTGTTTTTAAAAAAGAGTGTCTTCATTGTCATGGAAATCCTAAAAATGCTCCAAAAGAACTTATTTTAAAATATGGATCTAAAAGAGGATTTTTTCATAAACTTAATGAAGTAGGAGGGGCAGTAATAGTTGGCTTTCCTATAGAAGCAGCAGTAAAGCAAATAAAAGAAGCAACTGTCGGATATATTGCTGTTTATTCTTCTATGTTTTTTGTTTTTTTTGGTTTAATTTCAATTTATTTTCGACAACTTGTGGTATTAAATTTTAAAAAGTTGACTTCTATTTTTAGGAAACATTTTTCAGAACCAGCAGAGTTAAATTTGTTGGATAAATTACATACTAAAGATGAAATAGAAGAACTAGTGCTTGGAATGGAAGAATTGGCCAAGCACTTATATAATGCAAGAATTAAGTTAAAAGAATATGCAACAAATTTAGAAGCAATGGTTGAAGAAAGAACAAAAGAGTTACAAGAAGAAGTTATTTCTAGGAAAAAAGATATAAATTTATTAGTAAATTTAGTTGATTTAATTACAAGATATAAAACAAGTGAGAGTCTTATTACTAAAACTCTTGAGTTGATAGTTAAACGTTTAGACCTAAATTATGCTATATATGTTTGTTCTACTTTTTCTAATAGAAAATTTATTTGGCCAAAAGACTTCAATGCTGTGGATGTTCCAAGGAGTTATATTAATGAGGTCAAACAAAATAAAATTCTTGCTAGAGATGGATTCATTTATGTCCTGGTTTATTCCCAGGATAGAATATGGGGATGCCTAGCTTTGCCTGAGAATAAATATGCTCTAAAAAATGAGCATATTCTTATAGCTATAGGAAAGCAGATGGGCATTGCTTTAGAGAGCATTCAGTCAATAAATGAGCTTATTTATCAATACGATATTTTACAATCTCTTTTTGATGGAATTTCTGATCCTTTGTTTTTAATTGAAGAAAATGGTGACTTTATAATGCAAAATAAGGCGGCAAATATATTAAATAAAGAGTTTCAATTTAATTTTTTAAAAGACTTTATCTCTATAACAAAACATAAAGAAATTATCGCAAAATGCTTAGAACAAGATACTCCATGTAGAATAGAATGGCAGACAAAAGAACGATGGTTTGCAGTAAGAATATATCCACTTTACGCTCCTCCTCAAGGAATGAAACGACTTATTATTTATGTAAGAGATGTAACTGGAGAAAAGAAAATGTTAGAGCAGATCAGAAGGACAGAAAAATTATCTGCTGTAGGTAAGTTAGCCGCAGGATTGGCTCATGAAATTAATAACCCTTTGGGAGTTATTTTGTGTTATGTGGATTTACTTCAGGAAAACGTAAAATCAGAGCAAGGAAAAAGAGATTTAGAGATAATAAAGAAACATGCAACTCAAGCGCAGAAAATACTAGGCGATTTGCTTAATTTTGCAAGGCCAAAATCTTCTTTTGGCATATGTAACTTAGAAGAACTGGCAAAAAATATACAGGCAGTATTTGAGGTTCAAGCAAAGAAAAAAGGTATAAATTTTGAGTTAAAATTAGATTCTAATTTACCTTTGTTGAATTACGATAGTAGTTTGTTAGAGCAGATTTTCACTAATTTAATTTTAAATGCATTTGATGCTTTAGATAATCAAGAAAATGGAGCTGTTAAAGTAAGTTTATCCAAGCTAGATAGAGAAATTGTTTTAGAAGTAAGAGATAATGGTCCAGGTATTCCAGAGGATATAAGGGATTCTATCTTTGATCCCTTTTTTACTACCAAAGAAGTTGGTAAAGGTACAGGTCTAGGCTTAGCGGTAGTATATGGCTTAGTAGAAGAGTTAGGTGGGAAGATAGAAGTATTTAATGAAAATGGTGCTGTTTTTAGAATTTTTCTTCCTTGGCAATAGAATAAAAGGAGTAGAAATATAATGGATAAATTAGAGATGTTGTTAGTTGATGACGAAAAAGATTTTGTAGATGGCTTGGCTAGAATTATAGAAAAAAATTTTCCGTGTCAGTGTATAAAATCTTATTCAGGAGAACAAGCTTTAGATATTATAAATAGAGATGAAATTAAAATTCTACTTACAGATTTAAGAATGCCTGGATTGAATGGAATAGAACTTATTAAAAAAGTTCAAAAAATAAATCCAGATATAACTTCTATTATATTAACTGCCTATGGAAGCATAGAAAGTGCTGTAGAAGCGGTAAAAATAGGCGCCTATGATTTTTTAACAAAGCCTGTTTCTTTAGAACAGTTAAGGTTAGTTTTAAGTAAGGTCTTAGAACGAGTTAAGATTTTAGAAGAAAATAAAAGATTAAAACAAAAATTAATTGCATCTTGTTTTGCCAAAGAACTGGTTGGCG contains:
- a CDS encoding c-type heme family protein, coding for MAKLSLQSKFFLGVGLVCLLSGIFFISTLYFHMKSLLVSEISDKANLILREANAVQGYVRDVLRPAMFKNLPADKFILEAMSSSYISRKVMERLSKHTTIYYRRVAFNARNPLYNPNNLEKEIIVFFKKRNSTHFEGFKKIKGKEFYLSARPVVFKKECLHCHGNPKNAPKELILKYGSKRGFFHKLNEVGGAVIVGFPIEAAVKQIKEATVGYIAVYSSMFFVFFGLISIYFRQLVVLNFKKLTSIFRKHFSEPAELNLLDKLHTKDEIEELVLGMEELAKHLYNARIKLKEYATNLEAMVEERTKELQEEVISRKKDINLLVNLVDLITRYKTSESLITKTLELIVKRLDLNYAIYVCSTFSNRKFIWPKDFNAVDVPRSYINEVKQNKILARDGFIYVLVYSQDRIWGCLALPENKYALKNEHILIAIGKQMGIALESIQSINELIYQYDILQSLFDGISDPLFLIEENGDFIMQNKAANILNKEFQFNFLKDFISITKHKEIIAKCLEQDTPCRIEWQTKERWFAVRIYPLYAPPQGMKRLIIYVRDVTGEKKMLEQIRRTEKLSAVGKLAAGLAHEINNPLGVILCYVDLLQENVKSEQGKRDLEIIKKHATQAQKILGDLLNFARPKSSFGICNLEELAKNIQAVFEVQAKKKGINFELKLDSNLPLLNYDSSLLEQIFTNLILNAFDALDNQENGAVKVSLSKLDREIVLEVRDNGPGIPEDIRDSIFDPFFTTKEVGKGTGLGLAVVYGLVEELGGKIEVFNENGAVFRIFLPWQ
- a CDS encoding putative sulfate exporter family transporter, producing the protein MTDLSNRKWYTGMLTQEDWWAVWLGLGFFFLSLLNIWGIDLVGWVTYPTKWVFSPPPEGKGAISHAFYALGKKYSLTAKDFYKGLGWWSIIWTYVIFGVATTIGAKCMKWNIKKFIGGWTIIFFLTIATWFVGHHAFFAATKVDWHKYGLNFALSLGGGASFILALIVGLIIGNFFKGLANYLTEAAKPEWYIKTAIVYLGAKLGYLPIKLAGFSHKLGKVATDLTLDLFIAGAAATIVAYMIFWPGIYTISRRIFKLPRKTAAVLGSGISICGVSAAVATGGAVRAKPVVSIMVSALVVVWAVIELIVLPGFFTHVWPGTSDPLVGGAALGLSVKTDGADAASGELLDVFLRSKIQNETNGQVVWPEGIITASAVMTKVWIDVFIGIWAFVLAMVWVYKIERRPGEYVPPSEIWHRFPKFVIGYFVAWLLLLAIFFGPGHAGAPEGASLLKSIKAGVVPVEKGMRKLFFMLTFMSLGIITDFKKLKECQFGKMVWVYFVGLFLFIIPVAIIVAYLFHHGMEIPNIAQFVK